The DNA segment AATACAAGATCCTCACCTAAAACCACATGAGATGTTCCCATCCAGATATCTGCCAGCCTGTACACGATGAATGGGGCAGCAATCCCTGCGATTTTATCACACAGCAACACCAAGATTCCTGTATATAGGAAAATGCACCTTTACCTCCTCACAAAGCAGCTTCTCCATTTCACGAGTACGAAATACTTCCAGCAAGTCAGGTTTCTTCTTTATGTTACAGTTCAAGACAATGGGTGACTTAGACCAGATGCTATGTGTAATCAATAACtgaattagaaagaaagacttgcatttatttagcgcctttcacgaccaccaggtgtctcaaagcgctttacagcaaatgaagtacttttggagtgtagtcactgttgtaatgtgggaaacgcagcagccaatttgtgtacagcaagctcccacaaaccgtgatgtgataatgatcagataatctgttttttgttttgttgattgaagaataaatattggccaggacactggggataatttccctgctcttcttcgaaatagtgctgtgggatcttttacaatcacctgagagagcagaggggccacggtttaatgtctcatctgaaagacggcactgcagcactccctcagcactgtactggaatgtcagccgagatttttgtgctcaagttcctggtgtgggatttgaacccacaaccttctgattctgaggcaagagtgctgcccattgagccacagctggcactagaACGATAATTTAGTTAAAAGATTCATTAAAAGACTGCTGGTTCCATGTAGAGAATCATTTCTATTCAGCACGCACCTTATAAATGTTGGGTATAATTCAGCATTTACAAATATCACCATTTCGAAGCTTATAGTGATTCCTAGTTTGCCCACAAAGGCTATTGCTGTTGCAAGCCAACTGAGATCTGAATCGGAAAATTAAATACAAGTACAATTAGCAATATTCACTTTTCAATTACCAGGTAATCATTTTTTTAACTAATTTCATTTGCTAGAGATTTTAAATTAACTCGTTCTAGTTCTGCAAGACTTGCAATGACTATTCGGGTCATCATGACCCGCAGACACTGGTCCCAGACTGGTACGTGGGCAGCGCGATGCATAGCCAGCATGAGTTGCTGCAACGCATGGTAACCAGATTCAAGGGCTGCGATCAGGTGAGCTTGGACAGACACGTGTGTGGAGCGTCACTCCACAGGTGGACAGCCTTTACTGCTGGGTGGATAGAATGTTCTGGCCCCACTAAGAAGATTACATACCAAGTTCAAAAATGGAGGCCAAGTTCTCCGAACAGTAGATAAAGTGTCTGGACAATTTAAAAATAGTGCTTCACTGCAGTTACACGACAGGAAATGGTCCCGGAGAGAATGTCTGTGGGACCTTCCACCCTGGTGTTCCATAGCACTGTCTGTTGCACCATCTCGCTCACAGGATGGAGAGGCTGGTTTtgtattctttggaacagaggaggctgaggggagacctgaatgAGGTGTAGCAAATTatgtggggcctggatagagtggataggaaagaccggtttcccttagcagaagggtcaacaaccagggggcatagatttaaagtaagtggtacgaGGTTCAggtgggatttgaggagaaatttcttcatgcagagggtagtgggggtctgaaactccctgcctgaaaggctgatagaggcagaaaccctcacctcatttaaagggtacttgaatatgcacttgaagttccgtaacctacaggactacggaccaagagctggaaagtgggattaggctggatagttcttggccgGCCAGAGCGGACacaatggtccgaaatggcctcctactgtgctgtaaatttctatgattcatgtcACCAGAACCatgtctacacagtcccatcaaacacacccagggcaggtacagcatgggttagatacagagtaaagttccccttagagtgccccatcaaacactcccacggcaagtACAACCCATgtaagatacagaataaagctccccctacacagtacccattaaacacacccagggcaggtacagcacgagttagataagaATAAAGCACAACCCTAAAgtgcctcatcaaacactcccagggcaggtacagcacatgttagatacagagtacagttcataagataataagaacataagaaataggagcaggagtagaccatacggccccgtgagcctgctccgccatttaatacgaccttggctgatccgatcatggactcagcttcactttcctgcccgctctcctaaCCCCTTATTCTCTCTTATCGATGAAGAaactgtatctctgtcttaaatttattcaatgtctcagcttccacagctctctgaggcagcgaattccacagatccacaacccactgagaaaatatatttctcctcatctcaattttaaatgggcagcccctaagattatgccctctagttctagtctcccccatcagtggaaacattctctctgcatccaccttgtcaagccccctcataatcttatatgtttcgataagatcacctctgtcttctaaattccaatgagtagaggcccaagctactcaacctttcctcataagtcaaccgcctcatctctggaatcaacctagtgaaccatctctgaactgcttccaaagcaagtatatcctttcgtaaatatggaaaccaaaactgcatgcagtattccaggtgtggcctcaccaatatagctggagcaagacttccctgcttttatactccatcccctttgcaataaaggccaagattccattggccttcctgatcacctgctgtacctgcatactaaccttttgtctttcatgcacaagtatccccaggtcccactgtactgcagcactttgcaatctttctccatttaaataataacctgctctttgatttatttttctgccgaagtgcatgacctcacactttccaacattatactccatctaccaaatttttgcccactcacttagcctgtctatgtccttttgcagattttttgtgtcctcctcacacattgcttttcttcccatctttgtatcgttagcaaacttggctacattacactcggtcccttcttccaagtcgttaatatagattgtaaatagttggggtcccagcactgatccctgcggcaccccactagttactgattgccaacccgagaatcaaccatttatccagactctctgttttctgttcgttagccaatcctctgtccatgctaatatattacccccaaccccgtgaacttttatcttgtgcagtaatcttttatgtggcaccttgtcaaatgtcttctggaagtccaaatacatcacatccactgattctcctttatCTACTctcttcattatatcctcaaagaattccagcaaatttgtcaaacatgatttccccttcataaatccatgctgactctgcctgactgaattttgcttttccaaatgtcctgctactacttctttaataatggactccaacattttcccaaccacagatgttaggctaactggtctatagttgcctccttttttaaagaggaccattacatttgcagttttccaatctgctggaacctccctagagtccatcgaattttggtaaattacaaccagtgcatccactatccctgccactacttctcttaagactccaggatgcaagccatcaaatccaggggatttatctgcctatagtcccattatcttactgagtaccacctctttagtgattgtgattgtgttaagttcttccccccctatagccccttgactgtccactgtcggaatattgttagtatcctctaccgtaaagactgatacaaaatatttgttcagagtttctgccatctccatgttcctcatgacgaattccccggtctcgtcctctaagggaccaacatttcctttagccactcttttcctttttatgtaccaatagaaacttttgctatctgtttttatattttgtgctagtttactttcatagtctatcttctctttcttaatggcccagaaattcctctgagggtcttcccgcaggcaatcgggtaaaaaatagaaaagaaatgtGCACCCACCATTCTCTCCTGCGCCCTCCGCAGCTTCTGATTCTGTGAAGCTTATTTCCGGGCAGCGTATGACATCACGCCACCCGGGAACGCAGCGCGCGCGAAGCCTGTGCCCCCCTTCGGAGACTGCCCCCGCCCTCAGGAGCTGTCAAAAGGAGCTCATCTACATAGGCCATGTCCCCAATCTGTCTTGACTTCAGTGCTGCAGCAGCTATAGAGATCACTACAAAGCTTTGAAAGGTAAGCTATTTCAATGATGTTTTAATCTTTTAGAATAATTTAAAgattgtctaatttattttaaacattttaatagtTTTAAACACTTTAAAAGATAATTAAAGCAATGTAAAGACTTAAAAACCTCTTGAATAATTTGTAATAATTATCGTTTAACAGATGAGTAAAATGGATGTATCTAACGTTGTCATCATGAAAAGAGCCCAGAATTTCGCTGACGGTGATCTGACAACACTCGTCAATGAGGTTGAGGCGAAACGCCTCCAGCTCATTGCGAACGCTAAGTCgaaactgttatgtaatgatgtgtgtatcgtcctggtaccttaaatgtaatgtaagcacaatgctacaccacagagggcgctgtgggggaaacctggaagtgcctgcaacaggcgttatataaggctgaccaccacacctgggaggcactctagaGATGAactataaaggacgaaggtcacagcagttagacttacaccagtggagtcagtgatttgtgtgctacatgcacCACATTGGCGattggaagcggacgaactccacgcaaccatggctactctgggctcgctaaaggattttaccgtgggcaatgattgggaggcctttatggaaaggctcgagtagtacttcacagcaaacgacctgacggaggacacggacgcaatgagagagaagcataagggcagaaagcacggacctcggggtcctggaactcagagtccgctgaggggggccaatcaagtagcaccatgctggcgttgtggaggaagccatggggctcaccggtgcaggtttgcggagtacacgtgcaatacctgccatgttaaaggccacctttagtgtatgtgtaaaagaaatcagactcaccatgtggctgaggagatgggggatgatccatcatccagcgaggagcaggcagaagatgatgaggtgttgggactgtacacgtgtaccgacgattcgccccagtggtaagggaagtaaaaatcaacggagtccctgtgagtatggaagtggacacgggctcgggtctgttgttgatgagtcggagaacttttgataaactgtggattaacccagctgcacgacccaagctggccccggtcacggcgaagctgcgtacctacaccagggaactaatacctgttcttggcagagcgatggtgcaggtatcccacggggacaagacgcacggtttacctttgtgggtcattgcaggcgatgggccgacattcctcggccggaggtggatggggacggtccgtgggagctgggaagacttcatcaccccacaggctgctgctccccagggtgctgccgtgccccgggtccccagaaaaCAGCGCCGACCGagatggagctgcagcctcaatccacccacagacaagcagagcaagccccaggcccggacctcaagccacagtgatcctgcagcctcagcccccacaggcaaccaGCCCTGCAGAGGGGGGCCTAGTGggcgggggggtgagccggcggggtgcgagggatccaggatggccggcggattggAGGGGCCCCGCCGAAGGAGAGTCGggcagcggcagcagctggaggtcgagggctacggaggccgcgggggaggcggcaagtgcagccgctggagaggccacgaccgccacaggggaggcggctacggtggccgccggagaagcgatgacgacggccgcaggagaagcGGCAAGTCAGGCGGCAGCGGAGGGCAGCGGAGGCTGCAATGGCAGAGGacttccggagcggcggagagcaagatggcgtcggcatcgtgtccagagcagcagagcatcaaagatgacagcacccaaggagaagcctcgtggaatcctcctgcatcaaagatggcgccttaaaaaggaaatgcacccgggagtcttaaaagggccttaccatgaggtggtccccacaaaggacttctgtaaggcagagcaagtctaaaatgagctatgttaatgtgagatggcgaatttataacaagaatttatttttttatgctgaatggccactgtatttgggtAAAATAATGGGTATAAAGTACATTTAATGAaaaggctaacaaggaaatcagggatccgttaccagtcaataactagttaatgtaccagataacatgtaccatactaacgcactgtctatgcctacctgccttccgttggacaagtgtgatgttatgtattgatgtgtgtatcgtcctggtaccttcaatgtaatgtaagcacaatgctacaccacagagggcgttgtggtgggaaacctggaagtgcctgcaacaggcactatataaggctgaccaccacacctgagaggcactctggagatgaacaataaaggacgaaggtcacagcagttagatttacaccagaccgtgtggagtcagtgatttgtgtgctacatacaccacagaaacCACCGCGGAAAGGACAAATGGCAGCATGGAATGAAGTTGCGATGGTTGTTAGTGCCAACTCCACCGCTCTACAGACAGCGGAACAATGGCGCAAGAAATAAAATTATTTGATGAGATCTGCTAAGGTTTCTATAGTTGTAAgaaattttaaatgttttaacCAATTTAAAAGTGCTGTGTTAACTGACTCAAACATCTGGTAAGCTGAGCTCATTGTGAAGTTTTATGGCTGTGGTTCAATAAAAGGGCTTGTGTACATTTATCTTTGAACTGCTTCTAAGTTGTAAAAAGTCAACAATTATGTGTCTCCAAGATTGTTGGTGTTTGTATTTCACTATTTTGTATTTCGCTATTTTATTTAATATTTGTAGCCGGAAGTCACTTGAAATTTTGATTCAACTTTTTTATTAACAACCAACGAAACGTTACATCTGTTTGAAAAGTAGCAAATAAGTTTACATCTTATTGGTGAGTCTTTATTACAGTAAGAATCCAAAGAAGTTACTTTAAACTGTTTACATGTTTTAatcatttttgaaaatgttttaaagtaGCAATTATCTAACAAAGATGAAAAACTTTGAAGCAATAAAATTTTACTTTTTCACTTTAAAATTCTGTTTCTTCTTTTCTGTGCCTTGCTGGGCTGGggcaggaggggagggaggaggcgacaGTATCATCACCTCGTAAACGTGTTGGCTACTAGCTGTTCCCTGACAGCTCTGCTTTCGCAACAGCTCGCTCCTCTCCTTCACGCCTTCCCACTGGGACATTTTCAAGATCTTCCATTTCAGCAGGGAGTTCATCTAAAGGGTTAAGAGTTAGTCCTTGTTTCAGGGCAAAGTTGTGCAAAGTGCAACAGGCCACCACAACCTTGCCACTTTTGCAGGACTGTACTACAATGCCCCCTCTGATTTGTCCAGGCACCGGAAGCGTGATTTTAAAACCCCGATTGTCCTCTCGACAACTTGACGTGTCCCCACATGTGCTTGGTTGTATCTCTCCCGTGCCTCATTATTGGTCCTGCGGTatggtgtcatcagccacgtttttagtgggtagcccttgtcgccCAATATCCATGCGGATCCTGGAGGCAATTGGTTGAGACAGTCATATAAGTTGCAGTGCTGGAGGACAAAGGAGTCAGGACTACTTCCACAGTGACCTGTGTTCATGCTTAGGATCCTGATTTTCGCATCACAGGCGATCACTGCATTTAATGAATGATACCCCTTCCTTTTGATGAATCTCACAGCATTACTACTCGGTGCCTTCAATGCAACGTGGGTTCCATCGATGGCCGCAatcacttttgggaagccagcaattctataAAAAGCAAGGGCACGCTCCTCCCTTTGCTGTGGAGCAGACAAGTCAAAACGTATGAACTGATCGCCCCGACGTAATATGGCGTCCGTTACCTGGTGAATGCAGGACCTCGCAGCACACTGGCTGATGCTTGAAAGGTCACCGGTGCCTATCTGAAATGTCCCTGATGCAAAGAAGGTCAATGCGGTGGTCCCCTTCATGGACACAGACAAAGCAGTGTGGGTCGTGGGGCATGTTTGAAGGTTGTCCCTCAACTTGTCACACAGTCGTCCGATTGCCTCTTTGCTGAAGCGCAACTTCCTCACACATAACTCCGCTGACATCATTTCAAACGATAGCCTCTCCCTGAACACTCCCTGTAGTGGGTAGTTATTCCTTCTGATGAGGAGGCATTGATGGTTCAGAAATCTTCTCAGTTGTTCCTTGCGACGTATGTTTCTCTGCTCCAGAATGTCACACATCTGTATATCATACGCAGGCATGTTTCTCCCTCACAGTTAGATGCTGTACACATAGGAGGGAAGAAGGAAATACTTGTAGAACTCACTTTAAAAGTCGGTAGGGCCTAACACACactaaccccctccctctctccctctggtcCTCTCTCCCTGTTTTTCAGCTTGTGTATTTGTCCATATACTGACCCTGTACCCCGGGCCCACTGACTCCAGCTCCAGCCACTCATGCTTTGGTGGTTGTTGACCACAATGAATGGTTAGCAATGATTTAAAGCACAGGAGTGTCTTTTAATTAGGCTTATTGTCTAAACTGACCATTGCTTTAATTttggggagaggcaccagtaaatggggccaacttgcaatgatgtttgtgagtgaaagaaggtcagaatgtttttatgggttaaaaatagaaataaaaAGCTTCCCCCGATGCGAAGTTGGAAGATGCTGGACCACCACCACCACGACGCAGACTAGGAAGATCAGAGAATTATTCCTGGTCTATGCTAAGTATACTACAACCATTACCGAAAGCACCAGCTCTTTTACTGTTGAAATGTTTCCATTCAACATGCAGCCTTCAAAGCAGCTATAAAGGACAATCTCAAACAACCCTTCTAATAAATATTAACAACTACGGTGCTGATGTCAGGCTTTAAACAGTAAACTACCCGTAATGTACCATAATTACTTGCTTCCTTCAACAGCTCTGCACACAGAAtgcaggctatacgcctgctttatcTGTCACAGAACTTTCGTGCCCTAATCCTGGGCAGAAGATTTCTAAAATGCAGAAGTGTGTGCGAGAACTCAGTTCTCTAGCGCATGGGGAGGacctgtccagctccagcttgacagatcggaaaagacggttatcagcgcatgcgcattttgcgctgaaaaccgttttttccgatgccttcccgggtccgtagaaacttcgtatgggcccaggacatcggaatttttgggccaatcattttttttagttattctttgttggcttttaaaaacttcccagtcttctgtcctcccactagtattggccactttgtatgcccttgtttttaattggataccatcctttatttctttagttagccatggatggctatcttttctcttataccttttcctcctcactggaatatatttttcttgagagtgtaaaatatctccttaaatgtacaccactgttcatcatccatcctacactttaatctattatctcagtccactttagccaactctgccctcataccttcatagtctcctttatttaagcttagtacgctggttagagatccaactttctcaccctccatctgaatttgaaattcaatcatgctgtgatcactcattccaaggggatcctttactaggagattgtttattaatcctatctcattacacagaaccagatctaagatagcctgccccctgtttggttccgttacatactgctcaaggaacccttatgcactctatgaattcttcctcaaggctaccctgaccaatttgatttgtccaatcaatatggaggttaaaattacccatgattattgctgttccctttttacaagcccccactatttcctggtttatgctcagaccaacagagttgctactgttaggggacctatagactatgcccaccagtgactttttcccattattattcC comes from the Pristiophorus japonicus isolate sPriJap1 chromosome 15, sPriJap1.hap1, whole genome shotgun sequence genome and includes:
- the LOC139281599 gene encoding putative nuclease HARBI1, whose translation is MPAYDIQMCDILEQRNIRRKEQLRRFLNHQCLLIRRNNYPLQGVFRERLSFEMMSAELCVRKLRFSKEAIGRLCDKLRDNLQTCPTTHTALSVSMKGTTALTFFASGTFQIGTGDLSSISQCAARSCIHQVTDAILRRGDQFIRFDLSAPQQREERALAFYRIAGFPKVIAAIDGTHVALKAPSSNAVRFIKRKGYHSLNAVIACDAKIRILSMNTGHCGSSPDSFVLQHCNLYDCLNQLPPGSAWILGDKGYPLKTWLMTPYRRTNNEARERYNQAHVGTRQVVERTIGVLKSRFRCLDKSEGAL